Proteins found in one Nitrospinota bacterium genomic segment:
- a CDS encoding ATP citrate lyase, which yields MSIFADENTRVVIMGGPAAVNAAKRMGEFCHLTGRELYVDAFVFPPDAGKTADVPVGNTICAVPIYASLKEATDKHGSNTALVFVAPNRATQAAMEAFDNPKIKAISMITEGVPEKDAKLLIKKAKDTGKIMNGPSAIGVMSAGKCRLGVIGGEYNNLILSKLFRQGSFGVLTKSGGLSNEIMWIISQFADGITTAVGIGGDAYPCSDFRTYLDMFEKDNETKAVIIVGEMGGNLEEDAARWLKEKPRRIKVIAVIAGFCQEALPKGMKFGHAGAKEGQHGEGSARGKSEALKAAGAIVPDTFGALGPAIKKVYEDLIATGAAKQMEEVSPSDLPQLPKKIEHFMDSGDLLIEPLIKSSISDDRGEEPLYCGYPASELINKGYDISHVIGLLWNKKLVTKKEAEVIRRIIMLSADHGPAVSGAFATIMAACAGIGLSQSVAAGLIMIGPRFGGAVTDAGKYFDFGLSQYPNDIPGFLAYMKKNVGPVPGIGHRVKSLKNPDKRVQELIRHVREAKISTPRLDYALKVEEVTTTKKDNLILNVDGCMACILTDLGFPNDALNGFFILARTIGLIGHWADQKRNNGRLIRMFNYLINYAVSGRKEVPKLD from the coding sequence ATGAGTATTTTTGCTGACGAGAATACAAGAGTTGTGATCATGGGCGGCCCTGCCGCCGTTAACGCCGCGAAGAGGATGGGTGAATTCTGCCACCTCACCGGCAGGGAACTTTATGTGGACGCCTTCGTATTTCCTCCCGATGCCGGGAAGACTGCGGATGTTCCTGTGGGTAACACCATCTGTGCGGTACCGATCTACGCCTCATTGAAAGAGGCAACGGATAAACATGGTTCAAACACCGCGCTTGTCTTCGTGGCTCCAAACCGCGCCACACAGGCGGCGATGGAAGCGTTTGACAATCCGAAGATCAAGGCCATCTCCATGATCACCGAAGGTGTGCCGGAGAAGGACGCGAAACTTCTCATAAAGAAGGCAAAGGATACAGGAAAGATAATGAACGGGCCGTCCGCGATCGGCGTTATGTCGGCTGGGAAATGCAGGCTTGGCGTTATCGGCGGAGAGTACAACAACCTTATCCTGTCGAAACTCTTCAGGCAGGGTTCTTTTGGCGTACTCACGAAATCCGGCGGTCTTTCGAACGAGATCATGTGGATCATCTCCCAGTTTGCGGATGGAATTACCACCGCTGTCGGTATCGGCGGCGACGCGTATCCTTGTTCCGATTTCAGAACCTATCTCGACATGTTCGAGAAGGATAACGAAACAAAAGCGGTCATTATCGTCGGCGAGATGGGGGGAAACCTCGAGGAAGACGCCGCGAGATGGCTCAAGGAGAAACCTCGCAGGATAAAGGTGATAGCTGTTATCGCCGGGTTCTGCCAGGAGGCGCTCCCCAAAGGGATGAAATTCGGCCACGCGGGTGCGAAGGAAGGACAGCACGGCGAAGGCTCGGCGCGCGGAAAATCCGAAGCGCTAAAAGCGGCCGGGGCGATCGTTCCCGATACATTCGGAGCTCTTGGACCGGCTATTAAGAAGGTATATGAGGACCTCATTGCGACAGGCGCGGCGAAACAGATGGAAGAGGTCTCCCCTTCGGATCTCCCGCAGCTTCCGAAGAAGATTGAACACTTTATGGATAGCGGCGACCTTCTCATAGAGCCTCTCATCAAATCGTCAATTTCCGACGACCGCGGCGAGGAACCGCTCTACTGCGGATACCCGGCATCCGAACTTATCAACAAGGGGTACGACATATCCCACGTTATAGGTCTTCTCTGGAACAAGAAACTTGTAACCAAGAAAGAGGCAGAAGTGATCCGCAGGATCATCATGCTGTCTGCCGATCACGGCCCGGCGGTATCGGGCGCGTTTGCCACCATCATGGCGGCTTGCGCCGGAATAGGTCTTTCGCAGTCGGTCGCGGCAGGGCTCATCATGATCGGGCCCCGTTTCGGCGGCGCGGTTACGGATGCGGGCAAATATTTCGATTTCGGCCTGAGCCAGTACCCGAACGATATCCCCGGCTTCCTCGCGTACATGAAGAAAAACGTGGGGCCCGTTCCAGGTATCGGCCACAGGGTTAAAAGTTTGAAGAACCCCGATAAGCGCGTACAGGAACTTATCAGGCACGTCCGCGAGGCGAAAATTTCGACTCCGCGTCTCGATTACGCCCTCAAGGTGGAAGAGGTAACGACCACAAAGAAGGATAACCTTATCCTGAACGTGGACGGCTGTATGGCATGTATCCTTACCGATCTCGGATTCCCGAACGACGCCCTAAACGGATTTTTCATCCTGGCAAGGACCATCGGTCTGATTGGGCACTGGGCGGATCAGAAGAGAAACAACGGAAGGCTCATCCGCATGTTCAATTACCTTATCAACTACGCTGTTTCGGGAAGGAAAGAAGTTCCGAAACTCGACTAG
- a CDS encoding formylmethanofuran--tetrahydromethanopterin N-formyltransferase, producing MEINGVSIDDVSAEGFRSPFARLYFTGRNGKWAREASVKAVGCATSIIGCGVEAGIEARGENFKTPDARPGDALLFFAKRREKLEKELIKRVGQVALPTPTVMVFNCLDEGDPWELGKKIALFGNGFEHEEKRHGRDCVVVPITSGEFVMEKSIRIGEGIGGANFWIYASSQKSGLKAAEKAVSAIEPLAGLVLPFAGGVVASASRVGSRYSFLKASTQEDYCPTIDVKKNPGRKLEKGIEAVFEIVLNAVSLEVARTAMKAGIEAACSGGGVVKIGAANFDGALGDIHIPLRELFS from the coding sequence ATGGAGATAAACGGAGTTTCAATAGACGACGTGTCGGCGGAGGGATTCCGCTCCCCTTTCGCGCGCCTTTATTTCACAGGGCGAAACGGCAAGTGGGCGCGTGAAGCGTCCGTAAAGGCTGTCGGTTGTGCCACCTCGATAATCGGCTGCGGCGTTGAAGCGGGGATAGAGGCGCGCGGGGAGAATTTCAAAACACCAGACGCAAGACCTGGGGATGCGCTCCTCTTCTTTGCGAAGAGGAGGGAGAAGCTGGAAAAGGAGCTTATTAAGCGGGTCGGTCAGGTGGCGTTGCCTACGCCGACCGTGATGGTTTTCAACTGCCTCGACGAAGGTGATCCGTGGGAGCTTGGGAAGAAGATAGCTCTCTTCGGCAACGGATTCGAGCATGAAGAGAAGAGGCACGGACGCGATTGCGTGGTGGTCCCTATAACGTCGGGGGAGTTCGTCATGGAGAAGAGCATCAGAATTGGTGAAGGTATCGGTGGTGCGAATTTCTGGATATACGCTTCGAGCCAGAAGAGCGGATTGAAGGCTGCGGAGAAAGCCGTTTCGGCTATTGAACCACTCGCCGGTCTTGTTCTCCCTTTCGCCGGGGGGGTGGTCGCCTCCGCAAGCAGAGTAGGTTCGCGCTATTCGTTCCTGAAGGCATCCACGCAGGAGGACTATTGCCCGACCATTGACGTTAAAAAGAATCCTGGGCGCAAGCTCGAAAAGGGGATTGAAGCGGTTTTTGAGATTGTGCTGAACGCGGTCTCTCTGGAAGTTGCCCGCACGGCTATGAAAGCCGGTATTGAGGCGGCCTGTTCCGGCGGCGGAGTGGTGAAGATCGGCGCGGCGAACTTCGACGGCGCGCTCGGTGACATTCATATTCCCTTAAGGGAACTGTTCAGCTGA
- a CDS encoding glutaredoxin family protein — translation MEKEFNNCIKLTMYTKPECSLCEKMKEVILDVSKNSPLTLEEINISGNQELEKSFGEKIPLLFYGKEELAMYKISRAQLIHKLKTLS, via the coding sequence ATGGAAAAAGAATTTAACAACTGCATAAAACTGACGATGTATACAAAACCAGAGTGCTCCCTCTGCGAGAAGATGAAAGAGGTTATCCTCGATGTCTCAAAAAACAGCCCGCTCACGCTGGAAGAGATAAATATCTCCGGCAATCAGGAACTGGAAAAAAGTTTTGGTGAGAAGATACCGCTCCTCTTTTACGGCAAAGAGGAACTCGCCATGTATAAGATAAGCAGGGCGCAACTAATTCATAAATTAAAAACCCTCTCCTGA
- a CDS encoding response regulator → MTDIDKNIKVLIVDDSKSMRNILKKLLAQGGMTNVIEADSGTSALLAIKNETPDVALLDWILPDIDGIKVLRKIRENPASKNLPVIMLTSKTNSENIQSAKDAGVNDYLIKPATKDAILKAVGNVLKN, encoded by the coding sequence GTGACCGATATTGACAAGAATATTAAGGTTCTCATCGTGGACGACTCCAAAAGCATGAGAAACATCCTAAAAAAACTGCTGGCGCAGGGGGGGATGACGAATGTCATCGAAGCCGACAGCGGGACTAGCGCGCTTCTGGCGATAAAAAACGAAACGCCCGATGTAGCTCTCCTCGACTGGATACTCCCCGATATCGACGGAATAAAGGTGCTGAGGAAGATCAGGGAAAACCCCGCTTCGAAAAACCTTCCGGTGATAATGCTCACCTCGAAAACCAACAGCGAGAATATTCAATCGGCAAAGGATGCCGGCGTGAACGATTATCTTATTAAACCGGCAACAAAAGACGCCATCCTGAAGGCAGTCGGCAACGTTCTGAAGAATTAG
- a CDS encoding ATP citrate lyase, translating into MAKLLEGPAMRLFEKWGVKTPYQLVISDISQLDDLIESNKWMNDRKMVVKAHEAIGGRFKRGLVKVDLDISGVKKATKEILGKDVDGLVISQVIIAEMIPHDDEYYIAVQSTREGAEILLANMGGIDVEDNWDKIKRTFVVVGEKPTADQLKKLAKEAGFKADLIDKVAEFALKFFECYDNEDGQYIEINPLIVNPKNGELTALDAVTNLDGDARFRHTDWNFNFAAEFGREYTQSEKKIMEIDGRVKGSVKLIEIPGGTTALLPAGGGASVFYSDAVINLGGTIANYSEYSGDPPAWAVEALTEEVCSLPGIKNIIVGGAIANFTDVKVTFAGIINGFRKAKKEGKLDGVKIWVRRGGPNEAAGLAAMRELKNEGFDIEVFDRYTPLTDIVNMALGK; encoded by the coding sequence GTGGCTAAACTTTTAGAAGGCCCGGCCATGAGGCTATTCGAGAAATGGGGGGTAAAAACTCCATATCAGCTTGTTATTTCAGACATTTCTCAGCTCGATGATCTTATCGAGTCGAACAAATGGATGAATGACCGCAAGATGGTCGTCAAGGCACACGAGGCAATAGGTGGAAGGTTCAAACGCGGTCTGGTGAAAGTTGATCTTGATATCAGCGGGGTCAAGAAAGCTACGAAGGAGATTTTAGGCAAAGACGTGGATGGTCTCGTGATCTCTCAGGTCATCATTGCCGAAATGATCCCTCATGATGACGAGTATTACATCGCGGTTCAGTCCACCCGCGAAGGGGCGGAGATACTTCTGGCAAATATGGGTGGTATCGACGTTGAGGATAACTGGGACAAGATAAAACGGACTTTTGTGGTCGTTGGCGAAAAGCCGACCGCCGATCAGCTGAAAAAACTGGCGAAAGAGGCTGGTTTCAAGGCCGACCTGATAGACAAGGTTGCCGAGTTTGCCCTGAAGTTCTTTGAATGCTACGACAACGAGGATGGGCAGTACATAGAGATAAACCCGCTCATCGTGAATCCGAAGAACGGCGAACTCACCGCTCTCGACGCGGTAACGAACCTCGACGGCGACGCTCGGTTCCGCCATACAGACTGGAACTTCAACTTCGCGGCGGAGTTCGGTCGTGAATACACTCAGAGCGAAAAGAAGATTATGGAGATTGACGGCCGCGTGAAAGGATCGGTGAAGCTTATCGAGATACCTGGCGGGACGACAGCGCTTCTTCCGGCAGGTGGCGGCGCATCGGTTTTCTATTCCGACGCGGTTATAAACCTCGGTGGAACGATTGCAAACTACTCGGAGTATTCCGGCGATCCGCCAGCGTGGGCTGTGGAAGCCCTCACAGAGGAGGTCTGCTCGCTCCCTGGAATTAAAAACATTATTGTCGGCGGCGCTATCGCGAATTTCACCGACGTAAAGGTGACGTTTGCCGGAATCATAAACGGATTCAGGAAGGCGAAGAAGGAAGGAAAGCTGGATGGCGTAAAGATATGGGTGCGCCGCGGCGGACCAAACGAGGCCGCCGGCCTCGCGGCGATGAGGGAGTTGAAGAACGAAGGATTTGATATCGAGGTCTTCGACAGATATACACCGTTAACCGATATCGTTAACATGGCATTGGGGAAGTAG
- a CDS encoding TonB family protein → MNYFLEMRQFILLSILFHVIGAFLSVHLIKIREVPPPISVTFIEEPKINNINFPFGKIVETKAEEDSKSPDEADLLSASESKGGEELKNEMRTSRAVKKGEASESNKGGVAQKSKEHDEYAVKSAKERDRVETDIQSEGDREAVFLEKSRIDEIVRDNPAGFYETGDEAIVSLNTKKFKYASYFLKIKRDVEAAWYYPDEAISRGLGGTTLLRFTLLPSGEMEGLDIVRSSGESSLDSASIDAVKAAVPFDPFPATITQKRLHIVVHFTYQPMFNPVGSPR, encoded by the coding sequence ATGAATTATTTTCTCGAGATGAGGCAGTTCATTCTGCTTTCGATCCTGTTCCATGTGATAGGAGCATTCCTTTCGGTACATCTTATAAAAATAAGAGAGGTTCCCCCGCCGATATCGGTCACCTTTATCGAGGAGCCGAAGATAAACAACATCAACTTCCCCTTCGGCAAGATAGTCGAAACAAAAGCGGAAGAAGATAGTAAATCCCCGGATGAGGCCGACCTTCTCTCCGCTTCGGAGAGCAAAGGGGGGGAAGAGCTGAAGAACGAGATGAGGACATCGCGCGCGGTTAAAAAGGGGGAGGCGAGCGAAAGTAATAAAGGGGGGGTTGCGCAGAAGAGCAAGGAGCACGATGAATACGCGGTGAAAAGCGCCAAAGAGAGGGATAGGGTAGAGACCGACATTCAGAGCGAAGGGGACCGTGAGGCTGTATTTCTGGAGAAGAGTCGCATCGACGAAATTGTGAGGGATAATCCCGCAGGGTTTTATGAGACAGGAGATGAGGCGATAGTTTCGCTGAACACTAAAAAGTTCAAATACGCCTCCTATTTCCTCAAAATAAAACGTGACGTCGAAGCCGCCTGGTATTATCCCGACGAAGCTATCTCAAGGGGGCTTGGGGGGACGACCCTGCTTAGATTTACGCTCCTCCCTTCGGGGGAGATGGAGGGGCTTGATATCGTCAGGAGCTCGGGTGAGAGCTCGCTCGATTCCGCTTCGATCGACGCGGTGAAAGCGGCGGTTCCGTTCGATCCTTTCCCTGCGACCATTACGCAGAAGAGGCTTCACATAGTGGTTCACTTCACTTACCAGCCGATGTTCAATCCTGTCGGCTCTCCGCGGTAG